The DNA segment AAACTAGGAGTCCGCCGAGTGCGCAACTACGCCGCCGAGGATGACATGCGCAACTACCTTGAAAACTATCAGGCTAATATGCGGAGCGTGTTAGAGGGAGACGATGTGGCAGAAGATGGCACGTAGTGGGAGTATCGCAGCGATCTCTTTTtttgaggaggagggggtgagtTTCAGTACTTCCACTCGCacgcgcatctgctgctATTCGCtcagctgcaccagcgtcGAACTCTGCTCGCTCTGAttcttctttgttgttgtgccTCTACATGATGTAAACTACAGAGCCAAACGGCtgcgaggggagggagggctgaCGATGGCTGTGCTTGCGTTTCGTGTGACAcctgcttctcctctttcctctctcatCCACTACAaccccttcccttcttcaCGCCTCTCTTCTTGCCTTTAGTGGATGAAAGCTCCCCTGATGACGGGGGACGCCTCATCGCGTGGCATCAGAGCCCAGCGCCCACTCTTTGTGGGGAGGCCAAgcagcctgcagcctgccctcgggtgcggctgcggtgtcTTGGCGCTGACGGACAGTTCTAGGCTGGCGCGGAGCCGAAGAGACGTGCGGTCATGATGACCCTTTTACCAGCTCACTAAGAACCGTGTCGGCGATTCAGAAAACATATCCCCCACCTGCTCTGTGTGCAGTTGCGTGGAAGTGGGTCTGAACGACGCCAAACGGTGTTCGTTGGCCCTTTTCCCGAACCTAGCTGCACTGCAACAGAGGCCGATGAGCTGTGACTGTGTGCACGTCTATTTGGTGGCGTGTACCTGGTCGAAATGGGCCTGCAAAAAGAGCAAAACAACAATAAAAGTGCACTGTGTGATCGCCGAGAGAAGCACCGGTGAAAGCACGCCCATGGCGCAGAAGATACTCGTACAAcgtcgcgcgtgtgtgacGAAGAGGAATAGAACGACGCTCACAAAAAAGAAGCCAACAACCCTGGTACGCATTCACACcctctgtgtgcctgtggcTCGCTAGGGGTGATGGACGACTTCGGTGCGCACGTGCCATTGATGCCTGGCTGCAACGTGCCTTTCGTTATCTTGGCTGGGAAAGGGCTCTGCAGCATCAAGCGCACACCTGTACAGGGGCATGGGCcctttgccgccgccctcAACTGCACTGCACCTTATCCTCGAGCTGGTAGCATTGCCCTCGTGTTCACGTTTCTCTCTTTTATCGCTCGCAGCGTACTAGACTTCTCTGCACTCCTTCTCCTtatccctctcttcttttctcACGTCTGCGGCCGCCGGTTTCCAGTGTGTGAAGTGGCGCGGGTGCATTAGACCttattttttttctcctctccgctgctCTTGGCGATCTAGTGCGTATACGCGTTCGTGGCGTGGATTTCACAAGGAACGTTTGTAGAAGCACTTCCGTCCCCCAGCATACTCACAAGAGGAAGTTGCCCTCAGAACAGCATGACGGCAGGTGCCAAGCCAACCGACTTGCTCTTCTTGCTTCGCTTTCCGCCTCTGTATTGTTTGCCGTGTTCGACATATCCTCAGCAGCACTGTGCTGTGTGCCTGAGTGCGCTACGCGCGCTTCTTTGTTCTCACGTCGTTGTCGCTGCGCTTTTCAGCCGCAGTCTTCTCGTTTTTCCTCCTGTTCTTACTCTTCTCATCATTTCGTGGCGTTCTCTGTATGTCGTTCAGTTGTATGCGTAACTCTGGCTGCGAGTGTCTtgacgtgtgcgcgcgaccTTATTTAGTGTTCGGCACTCTTTGGTCGTCCGCACCCTCTGCGCATTCCTTTTAGGACTCGCTCCTCCCGATGATGTTGACGGTTGGTGTTGTCGTTGCTTCTCTCTCAGTCTGTCTGTCCGTGTGTACCCTTCTCTCTTTACTcgtgcttctccctccctaCTAATCACTCCCTCTCGTGGTCTTCCTGAACGGATTGCGCGAGTATTACGGACACACACGTATGCGAACTCGGAAGGGCACTGCGGAGTAGCGGGTCTCTGATGGCGAAGCGCCCTTTTGGCTTTCGCGgggtgcgctgctggcgtacgcggcgccttcttctccgcaCTCCCCTCGCACTCGCTGTCCTTGTAGCTGTCAGCCTCGTCGCGGTGTTGTGGTTTTCTGCCGACGAGAATACAGGCGTGTCGGAGATACCGAGTGAGCGCCACTTTTTTCCGCCGGCAAAGCACGACGCAaacgacgagggcgaagaggTCGATGCCGACGGCAAGATCGCGTTTCGCCGGCCCTCCTCCGTTTCTACGAAGACACTTGCTCCTGCAGAAGAGACGCGAAACGGCGTAGGCACGGTCTGGTTCAGCCCCAATACCAGCAATTTTCTCGATCGCAACACGTCGCGGCTGCACTCCATCTTCACCTCTGCCGGCAAGGTACGTGTTGCTCTTCCGTTCGGCGTCCACGCAGACACCGGTGCATTTGTGGCGCAGAAGCCGCGGCTGTTTGCATTCATAGCATCATGGAACACCTATGAACGTGCACTGAAGGCGCGTGGCGAACAGAgcgccgcttctgccgccgtcgcagatTTTaacgaggagctgcaggctTTTGCGCGGAGAAGAGTAGCGCCCGTGAAGCATGTTGAGGTGCGTCTGTTGCGACAGCGTGCATCACGAAGTACGTGGGCAACTGAGACGGAGACCGCGCTGCCCATCGTCGGCATCCTTCCTCGCGAATCGACGACGCTAGTGTCCGCAGAGGAGTTGCTCGTGAAAAGTGCTGTGGACCAGGAAGGCTTCGCGCCTTTGGTGGCGGCGGTACAGCCAGGCAGTGATAACAAGGAGTCGACTGTCGTAGGCATCGACACGCGCTTGCGCGTGTCGGCAGCCAAAGggctcggcggtggtgcaAACCGCGGTGCAGGCGGTAGCACCTCTCTGCTACCCTTCCCCTTACTAGAGTTGAGCAGCGTTcctcggcgccgcgccacgtCTTCGGCATCCGCCACGCCGGCGAGCCCCGATACTTCCcccgcgacagcgctgtTGAAGTGGCGCACCAGCCGCATGACGGCGTCGGCCAGCGGCGAGGCACTGGAGATCACCCTCGACATTGCCCATCCCAGTCGTTCAAGCTCAGATGGCCCGTTGCGTGCAGAGGAGAACGAGAGGACTCGTCCGGGAGCCCGAGACGACACTaacgccgctgcccttgAGGCCACCGTGTGCAGTGCGCGTCTTGTTCGCCTCTATGGCTTCAGTCCTTCCTTCTCGTCGGCTCACACTCACGGCGGCTCTGTCGATGTCagctcggcggtggcggcaggcgGGCTCAACTTGATTCCGTTGAACATGTCCGAGGAGGTAGAGCTGATGGTCGGTGGCGAAATGCAGCTGCCGTCTGGAGACGCACGGCTGAACGGCGTTGTACCCCTTCTCTACCTGGAGCTCTCCAGCAACAGTGCTGCAGACAGGCAGCAGGGCGCTGCGACAGCTGGACGCCAAACGGTGGGGCTGCTATGGCTGCACCCTGGCTCCTTTTTTGTCTCCACCGTGACTTTGCCTAACCCCACCGCCGGCCACGAGCCACAATGCACGTGCGTACGgctgcgcggcaccgccggcgctaCCGGGCTGTATCTGCTTCCGGGGCCGAcgccggtggaggtgctTCGCCAGTACTACACTCTCACCGGGTTCCCCACCCTTCCTCCACGATTTCTCTTGGGGTATCATCACGGCTTACGAGGCGCCGTCGCTACCACACAACAGGCCGCCGAGGACCTTAGTGAAGCCTTTCGAAGCGCCGGTGCACCGCTGGACAGTGTGTGGCTCACTGACcccgcagtggcggcgggcgATACTCCGTTCACGTGGAACCGCTCCCGCTTCCCGGatccgctggcgctgcagtcgAACTTGTGGTACCGGGGCCGACGCTACGTGGTTTTGCGCAGTGTCCCCACCGTCCCGATAACGACTCGCTCTCCGTTGCTGCTCGAGGGCCGCCGCGGGGGCCTTTTTGTATCTCTGAGCGCCGCGGACACGGCGGGGTGGCCGGTGCTCAGCATGGATGGGGTGCCGAGCCACGTCGTCGACTTTTACAACCCGGCAGCACGCAAGTGGTACGGCGGCATGCTCAAGTACCGGCGCTACGTCGGCTCCTCAAACCACACGTTCATCAGCCTTCAGCATAGCGGGCCCACCGTGCTGTCgagtgcggcgccgccccaGGGGAAGGAGGCACTGCTGTGTCTGCCACCTGGCTTGCGGGCCAGAGGCGAGCAGCTGCCGATGGACGTGGGTCACTATGGCGGCGTTCACCATCGTCAAGTGCATCAGCTGCTTACCGTGCACTTTGTGCGTGCGACACACGATGGCATGCTGCGTCGGACTCGCTATCGCCGACGCGCTTTGACGTTCACCGAGAGCTACTTCGTTGGCACGCAGCGGTACGCGGTGGTGCGGGTGGAgacgcggccgcggtgcgctAGCGGCGTGCGTCCCGATTCGGCTGCGATTCTGACGGAGGCGTGGCGCGCTCTTCAGACAGCCGTGCATCAGTGTACGCAGCTGGGAGCACTCGGCATTCCCTTTAGCGGCGCTAACCTCGCGGATGGTCTTGTGTCGCgtttgctgttgctgcagctggcgaagTCAGCGAGCACCACTGCGACACTCACCGCCCCTCTGGCAGGCGTTGCAGGCgaaggtggcggcgacggcggcgcc comes from the Leishmania infantum JPCM5 genome chromosome 36 genome and includes:
- a CDS encoding glycosyl hydrolase-like protein, which codes for MAKRPFGFRGVRCWRTRRLLLRTPLALAVLVAVSLVAVLWFSADENTGVSEIPSERHFFPPAKHDANDEGEEVDADGKIAFRRPSSVSTKTLAPAEETRNGVGTVWFSPNTSNFLDRNTSRLHSIFTSAGKVRVALPFGVHADTGAFVAQKPRLFAFIASWNTYERALKARGEQSAASAAVADFNEELQAFARRRVAPVKHVEVRLLRQRASRSTWATETETALPIVGILPRESTTLVSAEELLVKSAVDQEGFAPLVAAVQPGSDNKESTVVGIDTRLRVSAAKGLGGGANRGAGGSTSLLPFPLLELSSVPRRRATSSASATPASPDTSPATALLKWRTSRMTASASGEALEITLDIAHPSRSSSDGPLRAEENERTRPGARDDTNAAALEATVCSARLVRLYGFSPSFSSAHTHGGSVDVSSAVAAGGLNLIPLNMSEEVELMVGGEMQLPSGDARLNGVVPLLYLELSSNSAADRQQGAATAGRQTVGLLWLHPGSFFVSTVTLPNPTAGHEPQCTCVRLRGTAGATGLYLLPGPTPVEVLRQYYTLTGFPTLPPRFLLGYHHGLRGAVATTQQAAEDLSEAFRSAGAPLDSVWLTDPAVAAGDTPFTWNRSRFPDPLALQSNLWYRGRRYVVLRSVPTVPITTRSPLLLEGRRGGLFVSLSAADTAGWPVLSMDGVPSHVVDFYNPAARKWYGGMLKYRRYVGSSNHTFISLQHSGPTVLSSAAPPQGKEALLCLPPGLRARGEQLPMDVGHYGGVHHRQVHQLLTVHFVRATHDGMLRRTRYRRRALTFTESYFVGTQRYAVVRVETRPRCASGVRPDSAAILTEAWRALQTAVHQCTQLGALGIPFSGANLADGLVSRLLLLQLAKSASTTATLTAPLAGVAGEGGGDGGAVGANGELTAPPALSPGAMEEMEQLLVRWYQAGVFFGAMYAEESAAAVDATDTGAVVSLQPSATGPWWMRLPVTAATRKAIHANLHARYALLPYFYTAAYHASEEGAIFLAPLAFTSSEASPLSQKTAMPTCYAAGSALIVCPVTQPVHPPRDTSRSDGTRSADCKGFFDLWTGAWHSAAFSVAKHASWWEGAAQYSAQNRALASEELGWLAADDAVPLQDLPVATSLAPVLLRSGHIVATQNVAASRVNSTHIGNGEVVGDAHAPYSTHVGANWTLTVALPPLPAAQDVATPSPVLLAEGDVFWDEGSHNSQHRPPTMKPGSSVPPDMPHIPANVHHCALHMKCLYEGAETLEETARLTVEVAQTSESCAEALAELVSHWNEEPQGFAERLANAKAHRDARLHELKVLQNEQEDKGLRGGRGGATDYPDASALKGEDLRGLHLPNAHDEATRNDIWASHLLQRLRFLFQRGEDAARLSPRSSTSRATTVFVERRSSTGGTPGAQADEESAVRASVRASHDMPDTHVVLVHLISDVQEEGTAGSVFGARKVVLADGSVGVRVPPRHTWRFTFSLVN